The window TTGCTTTAAAAACTTTTTGCATTGTTTGATTTGATTTATTGGTTGAAGAGAAAATTTTCTTTGTTGGCGAATTGTTTATAAAACACTTAATAAGCGATGTTGCGTATCCTTTTCTTCTTTCAGTGTGCCTTACAATTATCAGTGAAATGAAGCTACAATCAAAGAAATGAGTATCATATATTAAAAAACCAACGATAAGATTATTATCATTAGCAACAATACATCGCTCTTCTTCAATGGCTTTCAAAATGTATTCACGTCTGCTATTGTTACCGATAACTTCTTCATCTATCTTCATTATCTCATCTAAATAATTTATTTGAGCCATTTCTAAGGACTTCAAAATGTAGCCTCCTTAACTTTTAAAATTACAAAATTCGCTACGGAATAAAACATATCCTCTTACACTAACCTGCCCCGTTTCTTCAATAAGGAGTTCAATAAAAAAGGTGGTTAATCCTTCTGGATCAACGACCTTTTACTTTATGTACAACTTATTAAAAATGGCAGGATGCATCATAATGAGCTTATATTATATTTTTGTATCTAGTTTTATTACCTTTAGTTTCTTAATTAATTTACCATCAACATACCAGAATAAAACCGAAACAAATAC is drawn from Bacillus sp. FJAT-18017 and contains these coding sequences:
- a CDS encoding GNAT family N-acetyltransferase, whose amino-acid sequence is MAQINYLDEIMKIDEEVIGNNSRREYILKAIEEERCIVANDNNLIVGFLIYDTHFFDCSFISLIIVRHTERRKGYATSLIKCFINNSPTKKIFSSTNKSNQTMQKVFKANGFIQSGFIENLDEGDPEIIYFKSK